From the Synchiropus splendidus isolate RoL2022-P1 chromosome 3, RoL_Sspl_1.0, whole genome shotgun sequence genome, the window TGTCACCCTGGAAACAAAGGCATAACCGAAAAAGATTTGCTCAACAGCTCTCCACCTGAATACCTGTGTAGTACAGTGGCTGTGCAGCCAAATatagttattatattattaatggCCACTCTTTCCTCTTTTAAAATGTGTCTGCATCACTGAGAGACTCCCACCTGTCTGAAGAACTCCTCCAGCAGAGATATGGTCCAGCGATGGTGGAGGTCCCAGCGTTTGGCCGGGTGGCTGATGTCGGCcgtgtgcagcagcagagacagcGCTTTGGGCTTGTCGATCCTTTAAATACAAGTTTCATCTGAGTGTGGAACCCTACACAGACATGAGAGGTGCTGGGGGGCAGAGCGCTCACGCTTCCGGCTGCTGCAGGAGCCCCTTCATGGTCTTGATCTGCTGGAAGTGACAGGACATGTCGGTGGCCAGAACCATCTCCACCACCAGGGACCGCAGCTCTCTAGGGGAAAGGGATTTCTTTCTCGGTGAGAACCTCTTTCATCTTCAGCTACATGCATATGTCTCACCTCCAGTCGTCTTTGGACAGGTTGGCAAAGATGTTATGTTCCCCTTCGCTCTGCATGAGCCGATAAGCTGCACTGATGTGGTGGTTTTCCAGAACAGCCCGGTCGTTGTACAGCATGGCCGTGTCTGATCTGCAAGTTAGGACACTGGATCAGGACGTGGTGAGGCTGCGTGGAATCGAGGTGCTAAATATATGTTTGCTGCACACTAATGGCTACAGTTTAAATTATTGCTGTAAGCAATAGATAGTGAAGAAGTTTAAACCTCACCTTCAGAATTATTAtcgttttttatttcatcaaatGCTGTGttcacaaagcaaaacaacagttaCACAATCCAGCGATTCTGAACActggtgatgggtcgatgacgcatcatgaaacagtattgcatggtagatgaaacagtgttaagtttcagaggccactagatggcgctgttggtttagaaaagagattagttttcattgaattagttgttcaagtccaagccttttacagcagacagcgccgtctagtggccactgaaagtgactacactgcgtcatgaaacctcatcgagcCATCACTACTGAACAGAATTGGATCCAAGCACACGAGCGCTCAGTGAACCTGGTCTGTATGTGGAAGTTATTGGTGGTCCCCGTGTGTTCGTAGTCATGGATGGCAGCAGCAAAGACGACGGCGAAGATCTCTAACTCACTGAGCCAGTTCTGAAGAGAGACAAGAGTCACTGGGAAGAATCAGACCTGCAACCGTGACGGATGGACTCGCTCTCTCACCACCATCCCGGTCTTGAGCAGCAGGTAGTGGACCGTCTGGGTCACATCAGCCGCGTGTATCAGGTTGTGATAGGGGTTGTTGTGTTTACTGTAGCCCACCTCCAGGGACTCCAcgaaagagaggagggaggccaCGGGGACCTGAGGTCAGAGGAGGAAGCTCATGTCACGAGGAACAGATTCTCTCCCTGCGTTCTGTTCTTCTCATCTCATGCTTGACATCCTAAAAATAAGACGCCGTCATGACGTCGTTCTACCTTGAAGTGATTGATCAAATCGTATCTGGTGAGCAGCTCGTAGAAGACAAACTTCAAAGCGTGGTCTCGGCTGGCGTCATTCAGGGCGAACACATCAAAGGACCACATGTCCACGTGCTGAAACGGAGTGCATTTTTCATAACTCTCTTTCTGTGGGGTCCTGTTTGGCTGACTGGGAAGGTTTTGACTGAGGAAATGAAGTGGCTGGGAGAAGGAAGTTGAATCCAAAAGTACCTTCAACACCGTGATGACATTTTGGGGGTAATTGAGTCCCACCGAGTTCGAGGTCCGTCTGTACATCCTGTCAGAAagataaaatgtttaaaatcagGCTCCAGTGACCAGCGCTTTGGCCTCCTCCTGCTGTTGGGGAGCCACAGATGATTAGTCCTTGAGGAAGCAGGAGTCGAGTGGGAACATGGGGCGGGACACGGGGGGATATTTGGGtggaatcaaaacaaacatgtctgctCCAGGACAGAGTTGATTTTTGTTACGGATGTATTTCATGAACAAAAGGGTTGTGGAGGGCGTGAAAGCAAACCTCTCCACGAAGATGCCAGCCTGCACCACGTGAACGATGCTGCGAAAGTGAAGCTTGTCTTCGTTGTGCCGCAGCCCCAGAACTCTCTGGCGGGTGAACGTAGAGGCCAGCCAGTCACGGACCTCTAACGGAACAGAGTCCGACTGGATGTCGCTCAGCTCATCCTCCAGGTCCACCATCCGCCTGCGGAGCAAAGAAAACACCTCAGCAGCCGTTTCAAACCCCAACAGATGTCAGGTCATTTGCCTGGCTTCCTCCATGTAGATGGACTCCAGCACAGAGGCAGCGAACTCCAGGTTTCTCTTCAGAACTCCCACCGAAGCTTCCCCTCGCTCCAGTTGCTTGACCAGGCACCGCAACCTGTAACACACACCATCGGATTTAACACTCATTTTTGGTTTCCCAGTCGCTGATATTTGCCTTGACAGTGAGTCTGTTGCTACGTCACCTCATTAAATGTGAGTCTGGTGTTGGCAGTGTCAAGAGCTCACACTGTGTATGTCTGTGCTTGTGCATGTGATATGTGCGACCAGATCATTGTCCCGGGAGACGGTCGTAAAAAGATATGACATCAGAGGCGACAGGAGATGAAGTCTGTTGATGGCGCTTTACTACTGTAGAGTTGAGGCAAGCTGCATACACAGTCGTGGTTCACATCTGTTCTGTTTCCTCCTCCCCTTGTGACTTGACCTCAAGTGCAGCTCTTCTACAGGTCTTTCCCAGAAAAGGTGACAGAACAAACATGAAACATCAAGACTCTAGAGCTCTTGTTCTCCCACTGAGCCTTTATCAACAAAGAACTGCGATCATGGACCATAAGAATCTTAAGGCCCACAACCAAGTGGCATCAAACACAACAGATTTTTGCATGTAAAGGTGCTCAACCTGGTGGCCGTCTTTTCCATTGCGTCAGAGGAATCCACCCTTGGCAGCTCATCGGCGAGAATTTCCGTGGCGCTCCGAGGATCCTTCGGGATGCTTCTCTTCTCACCGACGGGCAAACTGGGTGTGACGGAGCAGCCCAGAGAATTCTGGGACCTGGAGCCTTTTGAGATGTGAAACACTCATTGTcattcactatatatatatgggtaTAAAATAGAGAGTTTCGGTGGGCGTACGTGCGAGTCGGGCAAGTGGATGCCGACGCTTTTCTCCGGCTTCATTTGCAACTGCAGAAAGGagaggtgatggagaggagggTAAGATGGTGACCTCACTGTTGAGTCATGTAGAGATGGAGCTTGTGTTCAGTGTGTTATTAAAGAGAGGTCAGAAGCTTATCACTATTGTGAATAAAAAGATACAGTTGTGATGGTCCTACACACTTTAATTTAATCTATTGATTCCAAAACAGTTTTCTGAAGATagaaacttttttaaaaaagtggagGAGGAATTGTGACTTTTTGTTCAAGCTCTCAGTTGCATGAACAAAAGGCTCATGAGCCACTTCTTTACGCCACTTGTGTCTCAGTCAAGAAGGAAAATGCTCCTTGAATATTGCGTAATCTTGCTGTATTGTTTTGCCACATCAAATATCGCGATGAGGAGCAGACGGGGAAACGAGTGTCAGTAATCAGGCAGAGACCTTGAGATATTAAAGAAATCAGCTGAAGCCTGAGACCAAGGAGGACACTTCATTAGTGATAATGACTCCCAGAGTTgctcacctgacacacacacacgcagctatTATTTGCACCAGTCACAGTGATGTCATGCTGGTTCTCCACCTCTGTTGGTTCCCATAGAGACACCAGTCAGTCAACACAC encodes:
- the pde1ca gene encoding LOW QUALITY PROTEIN: dual specificity calcium/calmodulin-dependent 3',5'-cyclic nucleotide phosphodiesterase 1A (The sequence of the model RefSeq protein was modified relative to this genomic sequence to represent the inferred CDS: substituted 1 base at 1 genomic stop codon), producing MAEPATKKQGIKKCRSATFSIDGFSFTIVANEAGEKRRHPLARLARSRSQNSLGCSVTPSLPVGEKRSIPKDPRSATEILADELPRVDSSDAMEKTATRLRCLVKQLERGEASVGVLKRNLEFAASVLESIYMEEARQMTXHLLGFETAAEVFSLLRRRMVDLEDELSDIQSDSVPLEVRDWLASTFTRQRVLGLRHNEDKLHFRSIVHVVQAGIFVERMYRRTSNSVGLNYPQNVITVLKHVDMWSFDVFALNDASRDHALKFVFYELLTRYDLINHFKVPVASLLSFVESLEVGYSKHNNPYHNLIHAADVTQTVHYLLLKTGMVNWLSELEIFAVVFAAAIHDYEHTGTTNNFHIQTRSDTAMLYNDRAVLENHHISAAYRLMQSEGEHNIFANLSKDDWRELRSLVVEMVLATDMSCHFQQIKTMKGLLQQPEAIDKPKALSLLLHTADISHPAKRWDLHHRWTISLLEEFFRQGDKEAELGLPFSPLCDRKSTMVAQSQIGFIDFIVEPTFAVLSEMIESIVSPLMEMTSHSGPDGFRRSSVNSITSNEVKHSNLRAFGSEGNCALTTEDFKSFRGTWQQEIQQNKETWKTQAAKDKADAEAKKSQEEGTAVSGKTDSASEPKEAGRQEEMVQQRPGPDLTQDTGDKSPGPSSASGTEGKTESHPNESQPESAFTYCYKRPSYCTSSYRFVRSKVSDMRPLDPRGKARRLQRLCLRRRK